The genome window ACAATTACTTTTATGGACTCAATGCCCAGGGGTGTCTTCCTGTGCTTATGAATCCAACGGAGCTTATGGACGGAGCAGTGGTAAGCGGAAACTGTGCGGCCCCCTGCCACAAGCACACCACTTACCACCACCAGAACAATCCCATTATAGAAGACCTTCTCTCTGAACACGAGAAAAAAATAACATTTCTTGGAGTTATCGTTGCACCTGTTCGTACTGCTTTTGTGGAAAAGGAAAGAATCTGTAATCAGGTTTTTAAGATAGCTCAGATGATAGGAGCGGAAGGAGCCATTGTCTCTGAAGATGGAGGCGGCAATCCTGAAGCTGATCTTATGATGCTCACGAGACTCTTTGAAAAGAATGGCATAAAAACTGTGTTGGTGACAGATGAATATGCTGGCTCTGATGGCGCTTCTGCCGGTCTCGCCGATGTAACGCCTGAAGCTGATGCTGTTGTGACGAATGGAAACGGTAATGAGCGAGTAATTCTTCCTCCTATGGATGAAGTTATTGGGCACATTGAATGTGTTGATGTAATTACTGGCGGTCATTCGGGAAGTTTGCTTCCTGATGGGTCAGTTGCTATGGAAATAGCTGGCATCATGGGGTCGACGAACGAATTAGGAACAGAAAACCTCACCACTTGGGCCATATAGGAGGACAGACGATGACTAAGGTTAGAGTAGTTCATTACATGAATCAATTCTTCGGACAAATAGGAGGGGAAGACAAAGCTGGTATTCCTCCTTTTGCGACAAACGATCCAGTAGGTATTGGTAACGTTTTTCAACTTGCATCGAATAATCGCTACGTTATCGTGAAAACCATTATTTGCGGAGATAACTACGCGGCAGAAAACCTTGAAGAAGTAAAAGCAAAGGTTCTTGAATGGATTAAAGAAGAAAATCCAGATCTGTTTATTGCAGGTCCCGCTTTTGCTGCTGGTCGTTATGGCACTTCATGTGGAACTTTATGTCAGGCAGTTATAACGGAATTGGGTATTCCGGCAATAAGTGCAATGCATCCAGTTAATCCTGGCGTTGATATTGCCAAGAAAGATATGTTTATTGTCGAAACGGGCGACTCGGCGCGAGAAATCTCATCAGTTGTGCCTAAAATGATTCGCCTTGCTGACAAAGTGCTCAATAAAGAGCCTATTGGCGGCCCGGAAGAAGAGGGATACATTCCGAGGGGCATACGGATAAACGTTCGTAAAGCTAAAAGAGGTTCTCGTCGGGCAGTGGATATGCTCGTTAAGAAAATGAATAACGAGTCCTTCACAACAGAGCTCCCCATGCCGGTTTTTGATACAGTTCCTCCGGCTCCGCCTGTCTCTGATATGAGTGACGCAATCATTGCCATAGGTACGGAGGGAGGAATAGTTCCTCGCGGCAACCCTGATCGTATTGAAGCTCATAACGCATCTAAGTGGTGTCACTATTCCATAGAAGGCATTGAAAGCTTGAAAAAGGGCGATTACGAAGTTGCCCATGGCGGATATGATCCAGTGCCAGCCAATGAGAATCCCAATCGCGTATTACCTCTTGACGCAGCACGGGTTCTTGAAAAAGAAAAGGCCTTTGCACGACTCCATAATGAATATCCAGTAACTGTGGGAAATGTTACCGCCGTAAAATCAGCAGAGCGCTATGGAAAAGAAATGGGAGAAATGCTGATGAGCCAAGGGGTGCAGGGCGTAATTCTCACTTCAACCTGAGGAACAGGCACTCGTTGCGGTGCAACGCTCGCTCGCGAAATTGAACGCGTAGGTTTGCCAGCAGTGCTTATTACGGCTATTCCATCTGTTGCCTTCACTGTCGGAGCCAATCGGATTATTCGCGGGGTAGCTATTCCTTACCCTGTAGGTGCTCCTTCTGAAGAGCCCGCAGAAGAACTCTATATTCGAAAATGTCTGCTAGAAAGAGCTCTCAAGGCATTGGCAACTCCTATTTCAGAACAAACAATTTTTGAGGAATAACTATGTTGGTTCTATCGAATAATCCTCGGGTGATCAGCGCCTATTCATGTGTAGAGTCAGTTGAGGGTACGGCGATTCAGGTTCTCGAAGCCGCACAAAGATACATTTATACAGGATATACGCTTTACGGACATCCTTTGGCAGGTAACGCCCGCCTCTGTAGAAATCCATATCGTTCCGTTGCCCTTGAAGAAGGCCACAATGAAATATGTGTCCGGTCAGTCCTTTGGATAGAAGATGCTTTAGATCGTCTTTCCCGTGGAGAGTTCGATGCAGATAGCTCGAAAAGTGACGATTACAGTCTTATCGATTTCGATTTATTTCTATCTATGATCCATATACATTGAGGGGAGGACTAACTATGAATCATAAATTTGCAGTACTTGGAAGTGGAAATGGAGCACGGGCTTTTTGCGCACAGATTGCAGCTAAAGGGTACGATGTTGTGATGTGGGAGCCTCTCGAAGCGACCGAAGATTACAAACGTCTTCGCGAAGAGAAAAAGATGCATCTCAAGGGAGATATTAATATAGAAGGAACTTTATCTGGAGTAACTATGGATATTGAAGAGGCAATGGATGGAGCAAAGGTCCTTTTCGTCGTGGTTCCCTCCTTTGCTCATGAACCTATCTTCAGAAAGATGCTTCCCCATCTTAAAGATGGTCAGCATATCGTTGTTGTTCCCGGAAACTATGCAGGTTTCAGATTCCGCAAAATAATGAAAGAGGAAGGTATTGATGTAAAGGTATCTATCTCTGAAACAGCATCTATGCCTTATGCATGCAGAATCAGCAGCTACGATACGGTTATGATCTTCAAAAAGAAATTCAAATTACAGATGGCTACGTCTCCAGTATCCGATACAGAAGAAGTACATCGCATTGTTCAAGACATCTTTGAAGGATATGTTGAATATATTCCAGCTGACAACCTGCTTGCCATTGATCTTGACAATATCAATTTTACGTTGCATCCATTCCCAGTACTCTTGAACTATGGTGCCATTGAAAAGAATCCTAAGGGGTTCAGGCACTATATGGACGGAATTACTCCTGAAATAGCAAAAATCATGGAAAAGTTAGAAAAAGAGCGCATAGCTATTGGTAAAGCCCTTGGAGTACACCTTATAGGCGCTCTTGATCAGTTGAAAATGTTTTATGGAGAAAACGAAGCTCACACATATTATGAGTATGTGCAGAGTCCGGAGTCGCCTTACGTCGATTTAGTTGGCCATAATATTAAAGGAAGATATTTGACAGAAGATGTACCGGGTGTACTTGTACCGGCCTATCTTCTTGCCCAGAAGGCAGGATATGATGCTACAACAGTAAAGCTTGCCATCGATCTGGCTTCCAAACTTCACGAT of Aminobacterium sp. MB27-C1 contains these proteins:
- a CDS encoding glycine/betaine/sarcosine/D-proline family reductase selenoprotein B, yielding MTKVRVVHYMNQFFGQIGGEDKAGIPPFATNDPVGIGNVFQLASNNRYVIVKTIICGDNYAAENLEEVKAKVLEWIKEENPDLFIAGPAFAAGRYGTSCGTLCQAVITELGIPAISAMHPVNPGVDIAKKDMFIVETGDSAREISSVVPKMIRLADKVLNKEPIGGPEEEGYIPRGIRINVRKAKRGSRRAVDMLVKKMNNESFTTELPMPVFDTVPPAPPVSDMSDAIIAIGTEGGIVPRGNPDRIEAHNASKWCHYSIEGIESLKKGDYEVAHGGYDPVPANENPNRVLPLDAARVLEKEKAFARLHNEYPVTVGNVTAVKSAERYGKEMGEMLMSQGVQGVILTSTUGTGTRCGATLAREIERVGLPAVLITAIPSVAFTVGANRIIRGVAIPYPVGAPSEEPAEELYIRKCLLERALKALATPISEQTIFEE
- a CDS encoding glycine/sarcosine/betaine reductase component B subunit, encoding METLKLRRIKVADVQFGSVTEIQGKTLFINKEELISLLLEDKQLQSVDVKLARPGESKRIVPVKDVIEPRTKLDEKTYTFPGFFCDPDFISGRGTTIVLDGAAIVTSGKLVNFQEGLIDMSGKGAEYSVFSKKNNIVLLFEPVPGLGKHEHERSVRNGGVKAARFIAEAVKNFGEYEEAEYPAATLLELLGSNAALPKVVYICQTIAQGLLHDNYFYGLNAQGCLPVLMNPTELMDGAVVSGNCAAPCHKHTTYHHQNNPIIEDLLSEHEKKITFLGVIVAPVRTAFVEKERICNQVFKIAQMIGAEGAIVSEDGGGNPEADLMMLTRLFEKNGIKTVLVTDEYAGSDGASAGLADVTPEADAVVTNGNGNERVILPPMDEVIGHIECVDVITGGHSGSLLPDGSVAMEIAGIMGSTNELGTENLTTWAI
- a CDS encoding GrdX family protein, which produces MLVLSNNPRVISAYSCVESVEGTAIQVLEAAQRYIYTGYTLYGHPLAGNARLCRNPYRSVALEEGHNEICVRSVLWIEDALDRLSRGEFDADSSKSDDYSLIDFDLFLSMIHIH
- a CDS encoding NAD/NADP octopine/nopaline dehydrogenase family protein; amino-acid sequence: MNHKFAVLGSGNGARAFCAQIAAKGYDVVMWEPLEATEDYKRLREEKKMHLKGDINIEGTLSGVTMDIEEAMDGAKVLFVVVPSFAHEPIFRKMLPHLKDGQHIVVVPGNYAGFRFRKIMKEEGIDVKVSISETASMPYACRISSYDTVMIFKKKFKLQMATSPVSDTEEVHRIVQDIFEGYVEYIPADNLLAIDLDNINFTLHPFPVLLNYGAIEKNPKGFRHYMDGITPEIAKIMEKLEKERIAIGKALGVHLIGALDQLKMFYGENEAHTYYEYVQSPESPYVDLVGHNIKGRYLTEDVPGVLVPAYLLAQKAGYDATTVKLAIDLASKLHDVDYLKNGTTLETLGIADLSIEEILNI